A genomic window from Pseudomonas argentinensis includes:
- a CDS encoding Spy/CpxP family protein refolding chaperone: MRKTMTALLLAMTLPTLAMAAPGGEHRPGGPGPGPRMFHELDLSKEQQRQVHKLMGEQRKNDRELTQRYLDKLPEADRKALDSERKASRDKQQSAIRAVLTPEQKKTFDEQVAKMKERKADREAFEAWKAEHKKAG, encoded by the coding sequence ATGCGCAAGACCATGACCGCCCTGCTCCTCGCCATGACCCTGCCGACCCTGGCCATGGCCGCTCCCGGTGGCGAGCACCGCCCAGGCGGCCCGGGCCCCGGCCCACGCATGTTCCATGAGCTGGACCTGAGCAAGGAACAGCAACGCCAGGTTCACAAGCTGATGGGCGAGCAGAGAAAGAACGACCGCGAACTGACCCAGCGCTACCTGGACAAGCTGCCAGAAGCCGACAGGAAGGCCCTGGACAGCGAGCGCAAGGCCTCCCGCGACAAGCAGCAAAGCGCCATTCGCGCCGTGCTCACGCCCGAGCAAAAGAAGACCTTCGACGAGCAGGTCGCCAAGATGAAGGAACGTAAAGCCGACCGCGAAGCCTTCGAAGCCTGGAAAGCCGAGCACAAGAAAGCGGGCTGA
- a CDS encoding sensor histidine kinase — protein sequence MRSLFWRIFGSFWLAIALVAGLSMLLGRALNQDAWILKQHPGLEDLPAQWVQAFEKDGPKAAQDLLEKRKRRFRIDTQVLTDAGQPAIRGTFPPRAAALEERSKGDKRLPWRRLTTDYTSPTSGETYLFIYRIPHPELDAWHRGSLLWPLSALGIALVVLTLLSLLLTLSITRPLDRLRGAVHDLGQTAYQQHSLARLASRRDELGVLANDFNRMGARLQDLIGSQRQLLRDVSHELRSPLARLRIALALAERAEPAEREKLWPRLTRECDRLEDLISEILTLARLDAEPGTVQPIDLAQLAAKLREDMALGHPHQQLDVSLQPGMHLHGWPAMIERALDNLLRNALRFNPDGQPIELNVVRRGNEAHLEVRDHGLGVAGEYLGQLGEPFFRAPGQAAAGHGLGLAITRRAAERHGGRLQLQNHPDGGFSARLILPLETAV from the coding sequence GTGCGCTCATTGTTCTGGCGGATCTTTGGCAGTTTCTGGCTGGCGATCGCCCTGGTCGCCGGCCTGTCCATGCTGCTCGGCCGCGCCCTGAATCAGGACGCCTGGATCCTCAAACAGCACCCGGGCCTGGAAGACCTGCCGGCGCAATGGGTACAGGCCTTCGAGAAAGACGGCCCCAAGGCTGCGCAGGATCTGCTGGAGAAACGCAAACGGCGTTTTCGCATCGACACCCAGGTACTGACCGACGCCGGCCAGCCGGCCATTCGCGGTACCTTCCCGCCGCGGGCCGCCGCCCTGGAAGAACGTAGCAAAGGCGACAAACGCCTGCCCTGGCGGCGCCTGACCACCGATTACACCAGCCCGACAAGTGGCGAAACCTACCTGTTCATCTACCGTATTCCGCACCCGGAGCTGGACGCCTGGCACCGCGGCAGCCTGCTGTGGCCGCTTAGCGCTCTGGGTATCGCGCTGGTGGTGCTGACCCTGCTGAGCCTGTTGCTGACCCTGTCCATCACCCGCCCGCTGGATCGCCTGCGCGGTGCCGTGCATGACCTGGGACAGACCGCCTACCAGCAGCACAGCCTGGCACGCCTGGCCAGCCGGCGCGACGAGCTGGGGGTGCTGGCCAATGACTTCAACCGCATGGGCGCCCGCCTGCAGGACCTGATCGGCAGCCAGCGCCAGTTGCTGCGTGACGTTTCCCACGAGCTGCGCTCGCCCCTCGCCCGCCTGCGCATCGCCCTGGCCCTGGCCGAGCGCGCCGAGCCGGCCGAACGTGAAAAACTCTGGCCGCGCCTGACCCGTGAATGTGATCGCCTGGAAGACCTGATCAGCGAAATCCTCACCCTCGCCCGCCTCGACGCCGAGCCTGGCACCGTCCAGCCCATCGACCTGGCGCAACTGGCCGCCAAGCTGCGCGAGGACATGGCCCTCGGTCACCCGCACCAGCAGCTCGACGTCAGCCTGCAGCCGGGCATGCACCTGCACGGCTGGCCGGCAATGATCGAGCGCGCCCTGGATAACCTGCTGCGCAATGCCCTGCGCTTCAACCCGGATGGCCAGCCGATCGAACTGAATGTCGTGCGCCGCGGCAACGAAGCGCACCTGGAGGTTCGCGACCATGGCCTCGGCGTGGCTGGCGAATACCTCGGCCAACTGGGCGAACCCTTCTTCCGCGCCCCCGGCCAGGCGGCAGCCGGCCACGGCCTGGGGCTGGCCATCACCCGCCGCGCCGCCGAACGCCATGGCGGCCGCCTGCAACTGCAAAACCACCCGGACGGCGGTTTCAGCGCCAGGCTGATCCTGCCGTTGGAAACGGCGGTTTAG